In Humulus lupulus chromosome 7, drHumLupu1.1, whole genome shotgun sequence, the following are encoded in one genomic region:
- the LOC133792121 gene encoding uncharacterized protein LOC133792121 codes for MDSPNSPNPYDNMSLEDIIIAKCTDDHDDQYFKALMDGEYQFRRRFRMHRHVFLHIVQALENHLEYFHTRFDAVGRRGLSPLQKCTVAMRMLAYGAPADYVDEYVRIGETTAIECLVNFVREVNDIFGTEYLRRPNAGDLRRLLQMGEVRGFPGMLGSIDCMHWEWKNCPVAWKGQFTRGDHGRPTIMLEAVVSQDLWIWLAFFGVPVSNNDLNVLNQSPIFTDILQGQAPRVEFTINGTQYNKGYYLADGIYPE; via the exons ATGGATTCACCAAATTCTCCGAATCCATACGACAATATGAGTCTAGAGGATATCATAATTGCAAAGTGTACTGACGATCATGATGATCAATATTTCAAAGCGCTCATGGATGGGG AATATCAATTTCGAAGAAGATTTAGAATGCATAGACATGTATTCCTACACATAGTGCAAGCTCTAGAAAATCATTTAGAGTATTTCCATACGAGGTTTGATGCAGTCGGTAGAAGGGGGCTTTCGCCATTACAGAAGTGCACCGTTGCTATGCGAATGTTGGCATATGGAGCGCCTGCCGattatgttgatgagtatgttcgaATTGGTGAAACTACCGCTATTGAATGTCTAGTCAATTTCGTTCGAGAAGTGAATGATATTTTTGGGACCGAATATTTAAGACGGCCCAATGCTGGGGACCTTCGTCGCTTACTTCAAATGGGGGAGGTGCGTGGTTTTCCAGGCATGTTGGGAAGCATTGATTGTATGCACTGGGAATGGAAAAATTGCCCAGTTGCATGGAAAGGTCAATTCACGCGAGGTGATCACGGCAGACCAACAATCATGCTCGAAGCAGTTGTGTCGCAAGATCTTTGGATATGGCTTGCATTTTTTGGTGTTCCAGTATCCAATAATGATCTCAACGTGTTAAATCAATCCCCAATATTCACTGATATCTTACAAGGGCAAGCTCCGAGAGTTGAGTTTACGATAAATGGCACACAATACAACAAAGGGTATTATCTAGCAGATGGTATCTATCCAGAGTGA
- the LOC133788585 gene encoding auxin response factor 16-like yields MNGPGEGGERSNLIDPLLWHACAGRLVHVPPLNSKAFYFPQGHAEHATTNADCFTANRVPSKILCRVNAVEFKADCLTDEVFTKISLVPVPSEEESDSDEENENDASSGGVLSGNEGLEKPKFFAKTLTQSDANNGCGFSVPKQCAETIFPPLDYSKDPPVQTLCAKDVHDRLWKFRHIYRGTPRRHLLTTGWSNFVNKKKLVCGDSIVFLKANNGDVSVGIRRVKRGNERAEVESSSGWNNSPSLGGLSRNQKRILNLNSYRNSGRVGRIRPESFIKAANLAANGKPFEVVYYPTATTAAFCVKASVVHAVMRRHWFPGTRFKMAFETDYSSRVNWFMGTVSSVKEVDPSRWPRSLWRVLEVTWDDENFLQNVKRINPWLVQVTNTEYIQLSSFLPPRQKYRLSQSQQSDITHEGGQLSLSSPLGNSLGLSNPLGYPSNNTPASIQGARQILLFGQCIDIGQKHCNSPPSFSQVTDGRAAEYENTDTERSPSNNSGPTLHPTGNAFLIDQTRASEGLSSFLTIGNSGQSLERSNNAGNNPVVLFGQRIDIGQKNCDIPPSFSQVTAAEYETTGTERSPYDSGPTPQPTENGLNLGHRKIFIESNDSGLTNGISFLGSYEGLFKNLSDSYQTEGSQMQNPVVYY; encoded by the exons atgaaTGGACCTGGCGAAGGAGGAGAGAGAAGCAACCTGATAGATCCCCTGCTATGGCACGCCTGCGCCGGACGACTGGTTCATGTGCCTCCGCTCAACTCTAAGGCGTTTTACTTCCCTCAAGGCCACGCCGAGCACGCCACAACCAACGCTGATTGTTTCACTGCCAATAGAGTTCCGTCAAAGATTCTCTGCCGAGTCAATGCCGTGGAATTCAAGGCGGATTGTCTTACCGACGAGGTTTTCACCAAGATTAGTCTCGTCCCGGTGCCGAGTGAAGAGGAATCGGATAGTGATGAAGAGAACGAGAACGACGCCAGCAGCGGTGGCGTTTTGAGTGGCAATGAGGGTTTAGAGAAACCCAAATTTTTTGCGAAGACGCTTACTCAATCGGACGCAAACAATGGTTGCGGTTTCTCGGTTCCGAAGCAATGTGCGGAGACGATTTTCCCGCCTTTAGATTACAGTAAGGATCCGCCAGTTCAGACTCTTTGTGCGAAGGATGTTCACGACAGGCTTTGGAAATTCAGACATATCTATAGGGGAACGCCTCGGCGGCATTTATTGACTACTGGGTGGAGTAATTTTGTGAACAAGAAGAAGCTGGTGTGCGGAGATTCGATTGTGTTCTTGAAGGCTAACAATGGCGATGTCTCTGTTGGGATAAGGCGAGTGAAGAGGGGAAACGAAAGAGCTGAGGTAGAATCCTCTTCTGGGTGGAACAATAGTCCGTCGTTAGGTGGCCTTTCTCGCAACCAGAAGAGGATTCTGAATTTGAATAGTTATCGGAACAGTGGACGGGTCGGGAGAATAAGGCCTGAATCTTTTATTAAAGCAGCAAATCTTGCAGCCAATGGGAAGCCATTCGAAGTCGTTTATTATCCGACTGCTACCACTGCAGCGTTCTGCGTTAAGGCCTCGGTGGTGCATGCGGTGATGAGACGTCACTGGTTCCCTGGGACAAGGTTCAAGATGGCTTTTGAGACTGACTATTCCTCTCGGGTGAACTGGTTCATGGGCACAGTATCTTCTGTTAAAGAAGTTGACCCAAGTCGCTGGCCTCGTTCCCTGTGGCGGGTTCTTGAG GTGACATGGGATGATGAAAATTTTCTACAGAATGTAAAACGCATTAACCCATGGTTGGTCCAAGTGACAAACACGGAATACATTCAACTCTCATCCTTTTTGCCACCCAGACAGAAGTACCGGCTATCTCAGTCTCAGCAATCAGACATAACCCATGAAGGCGGCCAATTATCTCTGTCATCCCCTCTAGGCAATTCCCTTGGGCTCAGCAACCCTTTGGGTTATCCATCTAATAACACTCCCGCAAGCATACAGGGAGCCAGGCAAATTTTACTTTTTGGTCAATGCATTGACATTGGACAGAAACACTGTAATAGCCCTCCTAGCTTCTCACAAGTCACTGATGGGAGGGCTGCAGAATATGAAAACACAGACACAGAGAGATCTCCTTCTAACAACTCGGGACCTACTCTTCATCCTACTGGAAATGCCTTCCTCATAGACCAAACACGTGCCAGTGAAGGTTTATCCAGCTTTCTTACCATTGGGAATTCTGGTCAGAGTTTGGAGAGGTCCAATAATGCCGGAAACAACCCGGTCGTACTATTTGGTCAACGCATAGACATTGGACAGAAAAACTGTGATATCCCTCCTAGTTTCTCACAAGTTACCGCTGCAGAATATGAAACCACAGGCACAGAGAGATCTCCTTATGACTCAGGACCTACTCCTCAGCCTACTGAAAATGGCCTGAATTTAGGTCACCGTAAGATATTCATAGAATCTAACGATTCAGGATTGACTAATGGCATTTCATTTCTTGGCTCTTATGAGGGTCTCTTCAAGAATTTGAGCGACTCGTATCAAACAGAAGGATCTCAGATGCAGAACCCTGTTGTTTACTATTGA